GTCAATCTGGCCCTGTAAGGTACCATCATGTGCAAGGATCACAAATACCTCCCCAGATCCTTCGAGTGCCTTGATCTTCTCGACTGTTTCGACAGCTTGTCCATGATTCAAAGTTAACGCAGGCGATACCCTGAAGAAGGCGTCCGTCTTCGCGCTGCCCTGAGTCGACTCCATCTCAGCACAAAGACTACTATCCTCAGAGCCCTCCGAAAAAGGAAGCTGTAGATACCGCGACGGCCGCAGAACACCCACATGATGACAGCAATCACCACCCATAAACACAAAGGTGTCGGGATCGGTCGTAACCCTAGCAAGACCACAGAGATGGCCGACTGAATGCCCCGGTGCATCGAGGAGGTAGAACGAGCCGTCACCGAAATAGTCGTGGGCGTCAAACGGGCCGAGCTGGACTGTTTCTGCTGCGTTCTTGCTGAATGAGATCTCTCTGACCTCTCGACCTGCGATATCCGAGTCGAGGACTGTGCCGTTTGTATTTGTCGGGTATCCTGGCCATGCTGCATCTTTGACACCTGGTCCGACGACTAGAGTGGTTGATTCTGGGAAAGTAGATGGGTCGCCTGTATGGTCGAAGTGATGGTGGGACCAGATGATTGCTTGTATATCCTTACTGCAGATGTTCAGGCCGGAGACGTCGGAGTCGAGGACATCGGCGATGTTTGGACCAATGTCGACATTAGTCGTGTTTTTTATCAATGATAAAGTTTTCGGGGGAAGATTTTCCCAATCGTTTCGCATGCCTAGGTCGAATAGGACATGACGATTGCCGTTGGATATTAGGAAGGAGTAGTCTGGGGCTTTTACCACGTCGAGGCCTTCCATGGGGGGTTCCCAGAATAGGGATGGATTGAGGTCCAGTGTTGTCCCTCTGTTTACTGGTCAGTGGTGTATGTAGAGGAGGTTGGAGGGAGAGGTACGGGTCAATCACTCGGACGTCTACAGTTGATGTAGAGGCAGGAATATTCAATGCCGGGAGAGGggtctcctttttcttcatcttgaTGTCTAGTCCCCATTGCCTGAAGAACCAATAATTTTCCGTTTGGTACCTGGCCGGGTCAACCAGCTGCATCTATAAACCGTTAGCTCCATTCGAAATAAGTAATTGAGAGGAATTACCTCATAGTTAATGGTCAAGGCCGGGACAAGCTTCATGATCTCCAGAATGGCGATGTTCTTCCCAAGACACGTCCGACGCCCGGATCCAAACTAACGCAGTCAGCTAACTGTCTTCGAAACGCAGAGCCAGAGAAATACACGTACCGTCAAAATACTattctccatcttctgccTCTGCCCCTGATCACACTCCAGCCATCTTTCCGGCCGCCAGAGATCTGCATCTTCCCCGTAAATGCCTTTATGCCGATTCACAACATACGGACTCATCCCCACCACCGTCCCCGGCGGGAAGAAAGTCCCACAGATAGTAATTCCACTCGCCGGAACGACCCGCTCGAACGGAAGGCAGAAGGGCGGGTGAATTCGAAGCGCCTCCCGTACACATGCGTCCAAATACGGCAATTGCTGGACTTGCTTAAAGGTCGGGAAGGGCTGTGAGAGATTGCCTTGTTGCTGCGCCTCTTGTAGCTCGTCGCGGAGATGGTGTAAGGTTTGTGGGTGGGCGATAATGTTGTACATGACGGTGCGCATTACGTTGCCGGTGGAATCGGAGCCTGCGATTACGTTGGAAAAGGTCCACGCTCGTGGGGCCCTGTAGTCTTTTAATGATGGGATACTTTCACAGAAGAGGGGATGGCAAAAGGGTTAAGTACCATGATGGAACAGCTGGGTTTGTAGCTTGCGTTTCCAGGAATTGGGATAGCATGTCTTTCCTTCCGTCTAGCTGCGAATTGGGTGTAGCTTTGTTAGCGTCATCGGAATCCTGGGTTGTCCTTTGCCGAGCAGTGATGTGTTTGTCGACGATTCTCAAGATAGGCATTCCGGGCGTGCTTCGGAACAATGCCACAAACCAATTCTTATACCAGACTTCGTCAAACCAGGGGATTTGGCCCATCTGCAGGAATCAGCTTTTCTTCCCAGATATAGAAGCCAATGATGACCAAACATACAGGAGCAACCCTCTTCATAAACGCCCAAATCGACTCCAACAACCCATTCGTATCGCATCCATTCTCCAAGAACCCATACCTTTTCGAAAAGGAC
This region of Aspergillus chevalieri M1 DNA, chromosome 4, nearly complete sequence genomic DNA includes:
- a CDS encoding uncharacterized protein (COG:Q;~EggNog:ENOG410PV0R;~InterPro:IPR002403,IPR036866,IPR036396,IPR017972, IPR001279,IPR001128;~PFAM:PF00067,PF00753;~SMCOG1034:cytochrome P450;~antiSMASH:Cluster_4.7;~go_function: GO:0004497 - monooxygenase activity [Evidence IEA];~go_function: GO:0005506 - iron ion binding [Evidence IEA];~go_function: GO:0016705 - oxidoreductase activity, acting on paired donors, with incorporation or reduction of molecular oxygen [Evidence IEA];~go_function: GO:0020037 - heme binding [Evidence IEA];~go_process: GO:0055114 - oxidation-reduction process [Evidence IEA]), whose amino-acid sequence is MTNVVALEPFVDKTLSVLFEQLDSRFVKTQCEFDLGNWLQYFAFEVMGTLSFSKRYGFLENGCDTNGLLESIWAFMKRVAPMGQIPWFDEVWYKNWFVALFRSTPGMPILRIVDKHITARQRTTQDSDDANKATPNSQLDGRKDMLSQFLETQATNPAVPSWAPRAWTFSNVIAGSDSTGNVMRTVMYNIIAHPQTLHHLRDELQEAQQQGNLSQPFPTFKQVQQLPYLDACVREALRIHPPFCLPFERVVPASGITICGTFFPPGTVVGMSPYVVNRHKGIYGEDADLWRPERWLECDQGQRQKMENSILTFGSGRRTCLGKNIAILEIMKLVPALTINYEMQLVDPARYQTENYWFFRQWGLDIKMKKKETPLPALNIPASTSTVDVRVIDPGTTLDLNPSLFWEPPMEGLDVVKAPDYSFLISNGNRHVLFDLGMRNDWENLPPKTLSLIKNTTNVDIGPNIADVLDSDVSGLNICSKDIQAIIWSHHHFDHTGDPSTFPESTTLVVGPGVKDAAWPGYPTNTNGTVLDSDIAGREVREISFSKNAAETVQLGPFDAHDYFGDGSFYLLDAPGHSVGHLCGLARVTTDPDTFVFMGGDCCHHVGVLRPSRYLQLPFSEGSEDSSLCAEMESTQGSAKTDAFFRVSPALTLNHGQAVETVEKIKALEGSGEVFVILAHDGTLQGQIDFYPEKINDWKQKGYDSRTRWLFCKDLKGAHRDDK